TAGTTGGAAGGTGGCTGGGCTAGCCGTGCTTGTTGTGCTGTTGTTGCAGGTCCCATTCGCCGCGCTGGCACCCAATTTCATTCAGGCAGTTTCAGGGCGGTCCGAACTGTTCCGCATGGACGAAAACATCAGCCCTGCAGCCCTTTTTAAGCTAGTCCTGTTCGCGGCAGGCGGAGATTTTTGGAAGCTCGCATTCCTATTAACCTGGGCAGCCACCTTGCTGGTCCGTCTACTGCATGCCGGTGGCGGCGACCTTCGCGAGACGTGGCCGACGTTTGTGCCCTGGATGATCTCGTTTCCAATTGTGGTGTACCCATATTCGGGAGTGTTGGCCTTGAGCCTCGTTGCGCTGATTGCTGCTCACGCGCAACAGAGGAAAATCCTCAACTCAGAAGCCGTAGTGCTCATCGGTTTCGGGCTGCTGGGTTTCCAGGCGATCGCATGGACAGCTTTCGGCGCGAGAAGTGCTCTGGCACTCGTGCTGATCCACTCAATATGCTCACTCGGAACCTTGCTGATGTTGCTGGGTGCCTGCTGGTTGCCGCAGTATGGGAACAACGCTGAAGCTAGCTGACGCGACTTTCCGCGTCTTCGGTGGCGTCTTCATCGCGGAACAGCCCAAACTTCTTTAGCTTGTACCGCAAGGCATCACGACTGATGTCGAGCAGCTTGGCCGCCTGCGTCTGATTGTTCTTTGCCTGCCGCATTGCGATTTCCACGAGCGCTCGTTCTACTTCTTCCAGACTCGTGCCACCCTCCGGAATGCTGAGCGGCGGAAGGCTGCGCCCGTCTTCGAGTTGCTGTCCTCCACCGTTGACCGGAGTGCCGGAAACTCGCTCAAACGCCGTTGGCCCTGAGAGGTTCTGCCCGACGGCAAACGGCATGTACGTCGGGCGGAGAAACTCTTCTTCTTCCAGGATCATGGCGCGCTCAATCGCATTCTTCAGTTCGCGGACATTCCCCGGCCATTGGTGTCCCAGTAGCATCTTCCGCGTCTCTTCCGTAATGCCACGGACATTCTTCCGGAACTTCCGCGCGTAACGCTCGATGAAGAAGTCCACCATTGGCAGGATGTCATCGCGGCGTTCGCGCAACGGAGGCAGGAAAATCGAGATAATCGCCAGGCGGTAATAAAGGTCCTGTCGGAAGGTACCGTCTCGAACCGCTCGCTCCAGATCCCGGTTCGACGCGGCGATCACGCGTACGTTCACCTGCATGTCGCGAATGCCGCCGACGCGCCGGATCACCTGGTCTTCGAGCACGCGCAAGAGCTTTGCCTGGAGTAGCGGAGATAGCTCGCCGATCTCATCCAGAAATAGCGTGCCGCCATCGGAGACTTCAAACAGACCCTTCTTCATCGCCTTCGCGTCAGTGAAGGCGCCGCGCTCGTGACCGAACAATTCGGCTTCCATCAGCGTTTCGGGTATGGCGGAACAGTTCACCGCCACGAAAGGCTTTTCCTGGCGGGAGCTCTCGTAGTGAATAGACTTGGCGATCAGGTCTTTGCCGGTGCCGCTTTCGCCTTGAATCAAGATCGTGGAAGCTTCGCTCGCCGCAACCTTACGGACAAAGCCCATCACCTCCTGCATCTTCTTCGATTCGGCGATCACCTCGTGATACCCGGTGCGACGCCTCACCTCACCGCGCAGCGATTCCACTTCGTTCTTCAGACGGCTGGCTTCAAGGGCGTTGCGGACGGTTACCGAAAGCTCGTCGAAGTCGAGTGGCTTTCCGACGAAGTCGTATGCACC
The genomic region above belongs to Terriglobales bacterium and contains:
- a CDS encoding sigma-54 dependent transcriptional regulator, producing MEKVLIVDDEKLVRWSLRQKCSEWGYQVMDAADGASGIRLAHNELPDLVLLDVRLPDMSGLEVLQDIKQNNVARAVIMITADPQLEDVKQALKLGAYDFVGKPLDFDELSVTVRNALEASRLKNEVESLRGEVRRRTGYHEVIAESKKMQEVMGFVRKVAASEASTILIQGESGTGKDLIAKSIHYESSRQEKPFVAVNCSAIPETLMEAELFGHERGAFTDAKAMKKGLFEVSDGGTLFLDEIGELSPLLQAKLLRVLEDQVIRRVGGIRDMQVNVRVIAASNRDLERAVRDGTFRQDLYYRLAIISIFLPPLRERRDDILPMVDFFIERYARKFRKNVRGITEETRKMLLGHQWPGNVRELKNAIERAMILEEEEFLRPTYMPFAVGQNLSGPTAFERVSGTPVNGGGQQLEDGRSLPPLSIPEGGTSLEEVERALVEIAMRQAKNNQTQAAKLLDISRDALRYKLKKFGLFRDEDATEDAESRVS